Proteins from one Flavobacterium sp. N2038 genomic window:
- a CDS encoding bifunctional 5,10-methylenetetrahydrofolate dehydrogenase/5,10-methenyltetrahydrofolate cyclohydrolase produces MQLLDGKKTSEDIKNEIAAEVQAIKDAGGKVPHLAAVLVGNNGASLTYVGSKVKSCQQIGFDSTLVALPETITEAELLDKIKELNEDDNLDGYIVQLPLPKHIDEQKILLAIDPDKDVDGFHPTNFGRMALEMESFIPATPFGIMELLERYKVETSGKHTVVIGRSHIVGRPMSILMSRKGNPGDSTVTLTHSRTKNLAEFTKNADIIITALGVPEFLKGDMVKDGVVIIDVGITRVDDASNSKGYVIKGDVDFDGVSKKASYITPVPGGVGPMTIAMLLKNTLLARKMRSARNQ; encoded by the coding sequence ATGCAACTACTAGACGGTAAAAAAACATCTGAAGACATTAAAAACGAAATCGCAGCTGAAGTTCAAGCTATAAAAGACGCTGGGGGAAAAGTTCCTCATCTGGCAGCTGTCTTAGTGGGCAACAACGGCGCAAGTTTAACTTACGTAGGAAGTAAAGTAAAATCTTGCCAGCAAATTGGTTTTGATTCTACTTTGGTTGCTTTGCCTGAAACTATTACCGAGGCTGAATTACTGGATAAAATCAAAGAATTAAACGAAGATGATAATCTTGACGGATACATTGTTCAATTGCCTTTACCAAAACACATCGACGAGCAAAAAATCTTATTAGCAATCGATCCTGATAAGGACGTAGACGGATTTCATCCAACAAACTTTGGAAGAATGGCGCTGGAAATGGAAAGTTTTATTCCTGCAACACCATTTGGAATTATGGAATTGTTAGAGCGTTACAAAGTAGAAACTTCAGGAAAACATACTGTTGTAATTGGAAGAAGCCATATCGTTGGGAGACCAATGAGTATATTAATGAGCCGTAAAGGTAATCCCGGAGATTCAACTGTTACTTTAACGCACAGCCGTACTAAAAACTTAGCAGAATTTACTAAAAATGCAGATATCATTATTACCGCTTTAGGAGTTCCTGAATTTTTAAAAGGTGATATGGTAAAAGACGGAGTAGTAATTATAGACGTTGGAATTACTCGTGTAGATGATGCATCGAACTCAAAAGGTTACGTTATTAAAGGTGACGTTGACTTTGACGGAGTAAGCAAAAAAGCATCTTACATTACGCCAGTTCCTGGTGGAGTAGGGCCAATGACAATTGCAATGCTGCTTAAAAATACACTTTTAGCACGTAAAATGAGAAGTGCAAGAAATCAATAA
- a CDS encoding magnesium transporter CorA family protein has translation MKAFYTNDNGLLQIPKWIPNCWISIEDPTETEKKYLLEELQIPEAFYNDIEDIDERPRIEIEDGWTLIIMRVPIKSNDIKLPFQTIPMGIIFKDDVCVTITFYKTEVIYDFMLYSRRKNIQVKDNFDWVLRLLLSSSVWYLKYLKQVNQKIKLAEDNLEKSIKNEELQALLQIEKCLVFFITSLKANDVLFQRIKNLKAHKANYDPDLLEDVEIELSQAQDTANIYSNILTGMMDAYASVISNNMNNIMKQMTSISIILMIPTLIASLYGMNVPNGLEESKYGIWILLLVSIVLSTFGVFLFKRRRWF, from the coding sequence ATGAAAGCCTTTTACACAAACGACAACGGATTACTACAAATACCAAAATGGATTCCAAACTGCTGGATAAGTATCGAGGATCCCACAGAAACAGAAAAAAAATATTTACTGGAAGAACTTCAAATTCCCGAAGCATTCTACAATGATATCGAAGATATCGATGAAAGACCCCGTATAGAAATTGAAGATGGCTGGACGCTTATCATCATGCGTGTTCCTATAAAAAGTAATGATATTAAACTTCCTTTTCAGACCATTCCGATGGGGATAATTTTCAAAGACGATGTCTGCGTAACCATCACTTTTTACAAAACAGAAGTTATCTATGATTTTATGTTGTATTCACGACGCAAAAACATTCAGGTAAAAGATAATTTCGACTGGGTTTTGAGATTGCTCCTTTCATCAAGTGTTTGGTACTTAAAATATTTAAAACAAGTCAATCAGAAAATAAAACTGGCAGAGGATAATTTAGAGAAATCCATCAAAAATGAAGAATTGCAGGCCCTGCTTCAAATCGAAAAATGTTTAGTGTTCTTTATTACCTCATTAAAAGCAAATGATGTCTTATTTCAACGCATTAAAAATCTAAAAGCACATAAAGCAAATTACGATCCAGACTTATTAGAAGATGTCGAAATCGAATTAAGCCAGGCACAGGATACGGCCAATATTTACAGTAATATCCTCACTGGAATGATGGACGCTTATGCATCGGTCATTTCCAATAATATGAATAACATCATGAAGCAAATGACTTCAATTTCGATCATATTGATGATTCCGACATTAATTGCCAGTTTGTACGGAATGAACGTACCAAATGGTCTGGAAGAAAGTAAATATGGTATCTGGATACTGCTTTTAGTTTCTATAGTGCTATCAACTTTCGGAGTCTTTTTATTCAAAAGAAGAAGATGGTTTTAA
- a CDS encoding winged helix-turn-helix domain-containing protein: MGIIDKLNKDFESRVRLGIMSVLMVNDWVDFTEMKTLLNITDGNLASHSSALEKSQYIEVKKEFVGKKPKTSYQVTPLGRVAFKEHLSYLEKLMKS; the protein is encoded by the coding sequence ATGGGAATTATTGATAAACTAAATAAAGATTTTGAAAGCCGTGTCAGATTGGGTATTATGTCCGTTCTGATGGTTAACGACTGGGTGGATTTTACCGAGATGAAAACCCTTTTAAATATCACAGATGGAAATTTAGCAAGTCATTCCTCAGCATTAGAAAAATCACAATATATCGAAGTTAAGAAAGAATTTGTGGGCAAAAAACCTAAAACATCTTATCAGGTAACACCACTTGGCCGCGTGGCGTTTAAAGAGCACCTTTCGTACCTCGAAAAATTGATGAAATCTTAA
- a CDS encoding DUF4173 domain-containing protein, translated as MKKHQIILACTVLFAVLFYNQSPGVNLSIFGVLLTLLVSYFFQEKFVDRSHLVLVVTSILSCFAFAWYGDAASFFALAMSILFLQLKTQDGELKIIQIFPIVFLNAFTSVGRIFIFSQWLPERKIHNDFAKKLVAFVVIPVIFLGLFFIVYSFGSNHFSSLFTDYTLDINIFQLILITILGFYISFSFWNYWIPDACYEFNPKLDNEFSNISEIKNQSTFSFLDLDFERKSGAITLFLLNIMLLVFIGTYNYEQFFEIVEKTNLSADTHERVNAVIFSILMAVGVILFYFKGGFNFDEKATSLKRFAKIWIALNIILIISAMVKNTEYVSFFGLTYKRLGVYAFLILAIIGLVYSFLKITRQKTNAYLVNQMVWYFYGTVLVCSYVNWEV; from the coding sequence ATGAAAAAACATCAAATTATTTTAGCTTGTACAGTACTGTTTGCAGTGCTTTTTTACAATCAGTCTCCTGGAGTTAATCTTAGCATTTTTGGCGTATTATTAACGCTATTAGTTAGTTATTTTTTTCAGGAAAAGTTTGTCGACAGATCGCATTTGGTTCTGGTGGTAACTTCTATCTTATCTTGTTTTGCTTTTGCATGGTATGGCGATGCTGCTTCGTTTTTTGCTTTAGCAATGTCAATTCTGTTTTTACAACTTAAAACTCAGGATGGCGAACTCAAAATTATACAGATATTTCCAATTGTATTCCTGAACGCATTCACTTCGGTAGGACGTATCTTTATTTTTAGTCAATGGCTGCCCGAGCGAAAAATTCATAATGATTTTGCTAAGAAATTAGTGGCTTTTGTGGTAATTCCTGTCATCTTTCTGGGATTGTTTTTTATCGTGTACTCTTTCGGAAGTAATCATTTTTCTTCATTGTTCACAGATTATACTTTAGATATTAATATTTTTCAGTTAATCTTAATTACCATATTGGGGTTTTATATTTCGTTTAGCTTTTGGAATTATTGGATTCCCGATGCTTGTTATGAGTTTAATCCAAAATTGGATAATGAATTCAGCAACATTTCGGAAATTAAAAATCAAAGCACATTTTCATTTCTTGATCTTGATTTTGAAAGAAAAAGTGGCGCAATAACATTATTTCTATTAAATATTATGCTTCTGGTTTTTATAGGAACTTACAACTACGAGCAGTTTTTTGAAATAGTCGAAAAAACAAATTTAAGTGCGGATACACATGAACGTGTAAATGCAGTAATCTTTTCAATACTTATGGCAGTTGGTGTGATCTTATTTTATTTCAAAGGAGGTTTTAATTTTGATGAAAAAGCCACTTCATTAAAACGGTTTGCCAAAATCTGGATTGCTTTAAATATAATTTTGATTATTAGTGCAATGGTCAAAAACACAGAATATGTTTCTTTCTTTGGCTTAACTTACAAAAGACTGGGAGTTTATGCATTTTTAATTTTAGCGATTATTGGTTTAGTTTATTCTTTTCTAAAAATTACCAGACAAAAAACAAATGCGTATTTGGTTAATCAAATGGTTTGGTATTTCTATGGAACAGTTTTAGTTTGCAGCTATGTAAATTGGGAAGTTTAA